From the genome of Clostridium sp. BNL1100, one region includes:
- a CDS encoding UbiD family decarboxylase → MEYVLENNSLLQEYLKNNKQFFNHSLPVKTDLEIVKTMHLYEQERKFRPTVLFDNVVDYNGKPVLMNPFKKEVMYKAISDCDSDYLSVLYDRYENGTSKINFVKKENLNSLDSLLDMPVLKHQIQDSGFYITAGVTATKCPQTNTTNLGIYRIQVIDKRKALIFMAETSDGYKNYEKYINDNKSMPVSIYIGANMAYYFCGASKLPYSLDNYQIASKLLGRPVNMYDFEIPVPAEAQYIITGKVKNEKEWEAPFAEFKGYYCDRRLAPVLEVDEILCCNNPFYISIVAGKESGLTLSAMQGECLMYFYLKNSNFKVSSVKYRLEEAGEFVAIIETEEPCEELIDKAFEFDNRLKFVICGSKVVDPWRELSIFPFRTVQKDYYYKGSVSGRKMGFIFEPRQQFIPVEIF, encoded by the coding sequence ATGGAATATGTATTAGAAAATAATAGTTTATTGCAGGAGTATCTAAAAAACAACAAGCAGTTTTTTAATCATAGCTTACCGGTAAAAACTGACCTTGAAATCGTAAAAACAATGCATTTATATGAGCAGGAAAGAAAATTTCGCCCAACAGTATTATTCGATAATGTAGTTGATTATAATGGAAAGCCGGTATTGATGAATCCTTTTAAAAAGGAAGTAATGTACAAAGCCATAAGTGATTGCGATAGTGATTATTTATCTGTTTTATATGATCGGTACGAAAATGGGACATCTAAAATAAATTTCGTAAAGAAAGAAAACTTGAACAGTTTAGATAGTTTGCTGGATATGCCTGTTTTAAAGCATCAAATCCAAGATAGCGGTTTTTATATTACGGCAGGTGTGACAGCAACGAAATGCCCTCAAACAAATACGACTAATTTGGGAATTTATCGCATACAGGTAATTGATAAAAGAAAGGCTCTGATTTTTATGGCTGAGACATCCGATGGGTATAAAAATTACGAAAAATACATCAATGATAATAAAAGTATGCCTGTATCTATTTATATTGGTGCAAACATGGCTTACTATTTTTGCGGGGCATCCAAATTGCCGTATTCCTTGGATAATTACCAAATAGCAAGCAAACTTCTGGGGCGTCCGGTTAATATGTATGACTTTGAAATACCGGTACCAGCCGAGGCACAATATATTATTACGGGAAAAGTTAAAAATGAAAAGGAATGGGAGGCGCCTTTTGCGGAGTTTAAGGGATACTATTGTGATAGAAGATTAGCTCCGGTCCTTGAGGTTGACGAAATTCTATGTTGCAACAATCCATTTTATATAAGTATTGTTGCAGGTAAGGAAAGTGGACTTACACTTTCTGCAATGCAGGGTGAGTGTCTAATGTATTTTTACTTGAAAAATAGTAACTTTAAAGTATCTTCCGTAAAGTACAGACTTGAGGAAGCTGGGGAGTTTGTGGCAATTATAGAAACAGAAGAGCCATGTGAAGAATTAATAGATAAAGCTTTTGAATTTGATAATAGATTAAAGTTTGTAATATGCGGTTCAAAAGTCGTGGACCCATGGAGAGAGTTAAGTATTTTCCCATTTAGAACAGTTCAAAAAGATTATTATTATAAAGGAAGTGTGTCTGGCCGCAAAATGGGATTTATCTTTGAACCCAGGCAACAATTTATCCCTGTTGAAATATTTTAA
- a CDS encoding phosphoribosyltransferase family protein, translating into MAIEITWEKYELLAQKIASSIVEKDFDQIVGISRSGLILGVHLAHLLEIRKFGCIEVLRTYTDEENADKQIPQITYWANIDNTKGKKILLVDDIVGEGKTLRIVKSKLEEFGAQITTCVLVVNLNNFKDNDLESLVNYYGEAVRGWVNFPWCK; encoded by the coding sequence ATGGCGATTGAAATAACCTGGGAGAAGTATGAGCTATTAGCGCAAAAAATAGCTTCTAGCATTGTGGAAAAAGATTTTGACCAAATTGTCGGAATTTCTCGTTCAGGTCTCATATTAGGAGTCCATCTTGCACACCTTTTGGAGATTAGAAAGTTCGGCTGCATAGAAGTGCTAAGAACTTATACAGATGAAGAGAATGCAGACAAGCAAATACCACAAATAACTTACTGGGCAAATATCGATAATACAAAAGGGAAAAAGATTCTATTAGTAGATGATATTGTTGGAGAGGGTAAAACTCTTCGCATTGTCAAAAGTAAATTAGAAGAATTTGGGGCACAAATTACTACGTGTGTCCTTGTTGTAAATTTAAATAATTTCAAAGATAATGACCTTGAATCTCTGGTTAACTATTATGGAGAAGCGGTTAGGGGATGGGTGAATTTCCCGTGGTGTAAGTAA
- the folE2 gene encoding GTP cyclohydrolase FolE2 encodes MKDVQNSIGNFLFKIDNVGIDSFTHPISIKTHDGICFNTIADFSLSVSLEKDIRGINMSRLPIFVSELNKDGWYLDDLKGNLKKLRSKLESKDAKISVDFDYFITKTAPLSKYESYMNYKCKFETSIIENMNDARSEYDAVLTVEVPITTLCPCSKEISEYSAHNQRGYVSVSVRYNSTVWIEEIIDIVESVASCEIYPILKRVDEKYVTEKAYDNPRFVEDIVRLTAERLFKDNRIIWFNVKSRHMESIHRHNAFAEITYSKNPEETI; translated from the coding sequence ATGAAAGATGTACAGAATTCAATTGGCAATTTTTTATTTAAAATTGATAATGTCGGAATAGACAGCTTTACTCACCCAATATCAATAAAAACTCATGATGGAATATGTTTCAATACCATAGCTGATTTTTCATTATCCGTTAGTTTGGAAAAAGATATTAGAGGAATTAATATGAGCAGACTTCCAATATTTGTGTCGGAACTGAATAAAGATGGCTGGTATTTGGATGATCTAAAAGGTAATTTAAAGAAATTGAGGAGCAAACTCGAATCAAAAGATGCCAAAATTTCTGTTGATTTTGATTACTTTATTACAAAAACGGCACCTTTATCAAAATATGAAAGTTATATGAATTACAAATGTAAATTTGAAACTTCTATTATTGAAAATATGAACGATGCAAGATCGGAGTATGATGCAGTATTAACTGTAGAGGTTCCAATTACAACCTTGTGTCCCTGCTCCAAGGAAATAAGTGAATATTCCGCACACAATCAAAGAGGCTATGTCTCTGTATCAGTAAGATATAACAGCACCGTATGGATTGAAGAAATAATTGATATTGTTGAATCCGTAGCCAGTTGTGAGATTTATCCTATTCTAAAAAGAGTTGACGAAAAGTATGTCACAGAAAAAGCATATGATAATCCAAGATTTGTTGAGGATATTGTCAGATTAACAGCTGAAAGACTATTCAAGGATAATCGAATAATTTGGTTCAATGTTAAAAGCAGACATATGGAATCAATTCACAGGCACAATGCTTTTGCGGAAATTACATATTCAAAAAATCCTGAAGAAACAATTTAA
- a CDS encoding radical SAM protein, which produces MTKDLIMGRKIPVIEIFNSISGEGISAGTIVTFVRVAGCNLRCSFCDTRYSYEGTYNIEEMLPEQILEKVAEYKCKDIICTGGEPLETGMEKRYLPLFLASYGYNVRIETNGSCELYSEEELRSFGIDNVLRNVYYTIDVKCPGSEMSKFDLIEKNVHFLKKEDEIKFVIAGEEDFEYSIEKIKAFKDIFRSNEITLNFSPVFGSIEPAELVELLKLHNSFFAEHELRVRLSLQIHKFIWNPQKRGV; this is translated from the coding sequence ATGACTAAAGATTTAATTATGGGAAGAAAAATCCCTGTAATTGAGATTTTCAACAGCATTTCAGGGGAAGGGATTTCAGCCGGTACTATTGTAACCTTTGTAAGGGTTGCAGGATGTAATTTAAGATGCAGCTTTTGTGATACCCGATACAGTTATGAAGGCACTTATAATATTGAAGAAATGCTGCCGGAACAGATTCTGGAAAAGGTAGCCGAATATAAGTGTAAGGATATTATTTGTACCGGAGGAGAACCTTTAGAGACTGGAATGGAGAAACGTTATCTACCTTTATTTCTCGCATCTTATGGATATAATGTCCGGATTGAGACAAATGGCAGTTGTGAGTTGTACTCAGAAGAAGAACTGAGAAGTTTTGGAATAGATAACGTATTAAGAAATGTATATTACACTATAGATGTTAAATGTCCCGGGTCTGAAATGAGTAAGTTCGATTTGATTGAAAAAAATGTGCACTTTTTAAAAAAAGAAGATGAAATAAAATTCGTAATAGCCGGCGAAGAGGACTTTGAGTATTCTATTGAGAAAATAAAAGCATTTAAAGATATATTCAGAAGCAATGAAATAACCTTGAATTTTTCGCCGGTATTTGGGAGTATTGAGCCCGCAGAACTGGTGGAACTTTTGAAATTGCATAACAGTTTTTTTGCGGAACATGAATTAAGGGTTAGGTTAAGTCTTCAAATACATAAATTTATCTGGAATCCTCAGAAAAGAGGAGTTTAA
- a CDS encoding 6-carboxytetrahydropterin synthase — translation MEQITITKEFTWDMAHMLAGHLGLCKNLHGHTYKMQVEICNKKDSVCERQDMVMDFKDLKDIIKEKIIDSFDHSFAYWKGSDDPVEIQIADALTKNGRRVVPLDFRPTAEKMAIYFHELIKEDFESKGFEIKKIKLWETPTSFAEYTSEGKDD, via the coding sequence ATGGAACAGATTACTATTACAAAGGAATTTACATGGGATATGGCTCATATGTTAGCTGGACACTTGGGATTATGCAAAAATCTTCATGGGCACACTTATAAAATGCAGGTTGAGATTTGCAACAAAAAAGATAGTGTATGTGAAAGACAAGACATGGTAATGGATTTTAAGGATTTGAAAGATATTATAAAAGAGAAAATAATAGATTCTTTTGACCATTCTTTCGCCTACTGGAAAGGCTCTGATGACCCTGTTGAAATACAAATTGCGGATGCTCTTACCAAAAACGGAAGAAGAGTTGTTCCGTTGGATTTTAGGCCGACCGCAGAGAAAATGGCAATTTATTTTCACGAGTTAATCAAAGAAGATTTTGAGAGTAAAGGATTTGAAATTAAAAAAATTAAACTCTGGGAAACACCTACCAGCTTTGCTGAATATACCTCGGAGGGAAAAGATGACTAA
- a CDS encoding DMT family transporter: MQLFVGLLLATLAGCSVTVQLSLNNKLTSCVGTMWTTFVSHAGGAILAIIIIAIIPGSFSYANESVLIGFRSAPWYSFLGGVMGVITVVSILFSMRTLPLGQVVALTTLGQLLLAAIFEKFGLFGLTPSQFDYKKVAGILLLAIGAYLMNSKS; encoded by the coding sequence ATGCAACTATTTGTGGGATTATTATTGGCAACATTAGCCGGATGTAGTGTTACTGTGCAGCTTTCATTAAATAATAAATTAACTTCTTGCGTTGGTACCATGTGGACAACCTTCGTAAGTCATGCAGGGGGAGCTATCTTAGCTATAATTATTATTGCGATTATTCCTGGCAGCTTTTCTTATGCTAATGAATCTGTTTTGATTGGATTCCGCAGTGCACCCTGGTATAGTTTTCTAGGTGGAGTTATGGGTGTCATAACAGTTGTCTCCATACTTTTTTCTATGAGAACACTTCCTCTCGGGCAAGTTGTAGCATTAACAACGCTGGGTCAGTTACTTTTAGCGGCTATATTTGAGAAATTTGGCCTTTTCGGTTTAACTCCGAGCCAATTTGACTACAAAAAGGTAGCAGGTATCTTATTACTGGCTATAGGAGCATATTTAATGAACTCCAAATCATAA